A stretch of the Porifericola rhodea genome encodes the following:
- a CDS encoding YeeE/YedE family protein has translation MNQFHEWISQPWPWYVAGPLIGLTVPILLIIGNKSFGISSSLRHVCAACVPAKIPFFSYNWKKEMWNMMFVLGIVIGGFIASFLLANPHAIVVAEATQADLAALGITEYKNLLPSEIFSWENLFTAKGLVFFVIGGFMVGFGTRYAGGCTSGHAIMGISNLQWPSVVATAFFMIGGFVMTHLLMPLIMQWVGF, from the coding sequence ATGAATCAATTTCATGAATGGATATCACAACCCTGGCCCTGGTATGTAGCCGGACCATTAATTGGACTAACGGTACCTATATTGTTAATTATTGGAAATAAATCTTTTGGAATATCCTCTTCACTCCGGCATGTTTGTGCCGCCTGTGTACCTGCAAAAATTCCGTTTTTCAGTTATAACTGGAAAAAAGAAATGTGGAATATGATGTTTGTATTGGGCATAGTTATAGGAGGTTTTATAGCAAGCTTTTTACTTGCCAACCCTCATGCTATTGTAGTTGCAGAAGCTACACAAGCTGACCTGGCAGCCTTAGGGATCACTGAATATAAAAATCTTTTACCATCAGAAATCTTCAGCTGGGAGAACCTATTTACCGCTAAAGGGCTAGTGTTTTTCGTCATCGGAGGTTTTATGGTAGGCTTTGGTACCCGCTATGCCGGAGGTTGTACTTCTGGCCATGCCATTATGGGTATAAGTAACTTACAATGGCCTTCAGTAGTGGCCACTGCCTTTTTTATGATTGGTGGTTTTGTAATGACCCATCTGCTGATGCCACTGATTATGCAATGGGTTGGCTTCTAA
- a CDS encoding DUF1641 domain-containing protein, producing MNTTTHITKNKDQEVLAAIKPEDNAKMLSEIMRKLDSIQAEVEQINRQTQQAPQALELITDAIDEVAGQAHESGSPLGDRMEAVLKLMDRLSQPGTLSKLNSLLDLSEQLPQILADVVDLVDQQAAMLEREGIDLSQRTTELITLLKRLTAPKTLQKLNGLMDVLDDSTDYLTLAVDTFDDFINRLSAEGIDISKLADNLQSMLMASHTALTATLNESPKKIGGVFSLLRQLNDKDFQKVLAFMATFGKHFGRELGNKSL from the coding sequence ATGAATACTACAACTCACATCACAAAAAATAAAGATCAGGAAGTATTAGCGGCCATTAAGCCAGAGGATAATGCAAAGATGCTCTCTGAAATTATGCGGAAGCTGGATAGTATACAGGCAGAAGTTGAGCAAATTAACAGACAGACTCAGCAGGCTCCTCAGGCTTTAGAGTTGATAACAGATGCCATAGACGAAGTGGCCGGTCAAGCTCATGAAAGTGGAAGCCCACTAGGTGATAGAATGGAAGCCGTACTCAAACTGATGGATCGCCTTAGCCAGCCCGGCACCTTAAGCAAACTGAATTCTTTGCTGGATTTAAGTGAGCAGCTCCCTCAGATCTTAGCTGATGTGGTAGACTTGGTAGATCAGCAAGCTGCTATGCTTGAGCGAGAAGGAATAGACCTGAGCCAGAGAACTACTGAGCTAATTACCTTACTAAAAAGGTTAACTGCACCAAAAACACTACAAAAGCTAAACGGCCTGATGGATGTGCTGGATGATAGCACTGACTATCTTACTTTAGCAGTAGATACATTTGACGATTTTATAAACAGATTGAGTGCTGAAGGAATAGATATATCGAAATTGGCAGATAACTTACAGTCTATGCTAATGGCTTCTCACACCGCTTTAACAGCTACTTTGAATGAGTCTCCTAAAAAAATAGGAGGGGTATTTAGCCTGCTACGCCAGCTAAACGATAAGGACTTTCAGAAAGTGCTCGCATTTATGGCAACCTTTGGTAAACACTTTGGCCGTGAACTGGGTAATAAAAGCTTATAA
- a CDS encoding NAD(P)/FAD-dependent oxidoreductase, with product MDHFQILIVGGGNAGISVASQLLLKDKALDIAIIEPSEKHYYQPAWTLVGGGDYDIQETEKEEAEVMPDAVTWIREAVASFEPEQMQLNTTEGNTYSYDALVVCPGIQLDWHKIEGLEESLGKHQVCSNYGFDKAPYTWECIRNFKGGTALFTQPATPVKCGGAPQKIMYMAADHFQRNGILAKSQLEFCSPGKVIFGVKKYAKSLSQVVENYGIQLNFRHELIRVDGPGKKATFSVKDDEGGVRELVKPFDMIHITPPQSAPDFVKSSPLANDAGWLDLDKYSLQHKKYTHVFGLGDASGTPNAKTGAAVRKQAPVVVDNLLAVLHQRSLTAQYDGYGSCPLITAKGKLILAEFDYNNEPAESFPFDQSKERFSMYQLKRRVLPWMYWNKILKGTA from the coding sequence ATGGACCATTTTCAGATACTCATAGTTGGAGGAGGAAATGCTGGTATTTCCGTAGCCTCGCAATTGTTGCTCAAAGACAAAGCTCTTGATATTGCTATTATTGAGCCTTCAGAAAAACATTATTATCAACCGGCATGGACACTGGTAGGAGGGGGAGATTATGATATTCAGGAGACTGAAAAAGAGGAGGCTGAGGTGATGCCCGATGCAGTTACATGGATAAGAGAAGCGGTAGCCTCTTTTGAGCCAGAGCAGATGCAACTAAATACTACAGAAGGTAATACTTATAGCTATGATGCCCTGGTAGTTTGCCCCGGTATACAACTGGACTGGCATAAAATTGAAGGCTTGGAAGAAAGCTTAGGCAAACACCAGGTGTGCAGCAATTATGGTTTTGATAAAGCACCTTATACCTGGGAGTGTATTCGCAATTTTAAAGGAGGAACAGCGCTGTTTACCCAGCCCGCTACTCCAGTAAAGTGTGGCGGTGCTCCCCAAAAAATAATGTATATGGCGGCTGATCATTTTCAGCGTAACGGAATACTGGCTAAGTCTCAGCTTGAATTCTGCTCACCAGGTAAAGTAATTTTTGGAGTAAAAAAATATGCTAAATCTCTTAGCCAGGTAGTAGAAAATTATGGCATTCAACTCAACTTCAGGCACGAACTTATCCGGGTGGATGGGCCAGGCAAAAAGGCAACTTTTAGCGTAAAAGATGATGAAGGAGGAGTAAGAGAGCTTGTTAAGCCCTTTGACATGATCCATATTACACCTCCTCAGAGTGCGCCTGATTTTGTAAAGAGCAGTCCGCTGGCAAACGACGCAGGGTGGCTTGATCTGGATAAGTACAGCCTGCAACATAAGAAGTACACTCATGTATTTGGACTGGGAGATGCTTCGGGTACACCCAACGCAAAAACTGGAGCAGCAGTACGAAAGCAGGCTCCTGTTGTGGTAGACAATCTATTGGCAGTATTACACCAAAGAAGCCTGACGGCTCAGTATGATGGCTATGGCTCATGCCCCCTGATTACGGCTAAAGGTAAGCTGATACTCGCAGAATTTGACTACAATAATGAGCCTGCCGAAAGCTTTCCATTTGATCAGTCCAAAGAACGCTTTAGCATGTACCAACTAAAAAGAAGAGTGCTGCCCTGGATGTACTGGAATAAAATATTAAAAGGAACCGCCTAA
- a CDS encoding sulfite exporter TauE/SafE family protein, with product MDTLLIIGYATSVLIGLSLGLIGGGGSILTVPVLVYIVGINPVLSTAYSLFIVGVTSLVGSVNFMRKDLVHYRAALVFAVPSFIAVFLTRKFLVPAIPDPLLSLGSFELSKSMAIMVFFALVMLAASYSMIKKKTVKEQNSEQVQFNYLMIGLEGAVVGTLTGIVGAGGGFLIIPALVLLAKLPMKMAVGTSLLIIAAKSLIGFLGDIGTQTIDWQFLLVFTALSVVGIFVGSFLSKKIPGEKLKSGFGWFVLVMAIYIMLNELVLNT from the coding sequence ATGGATACACTTTTAATAATAGGATATGCGACCTCAGTGCTTATTGGCCTTAGCCTTGGTCTGATAGGTGGTGGAGGTTCAATACTTACGGTACCAGTACTGGTCTATATTGTAGGAATCAACCCTGTTTTGTCTACTGCCTATTCTTTATTTATTGTAGGCGTAACCTCACTGGTTGGTAGTGTCAACTTTATGAGAAAAGATCTGGTGCATTACAGGGCTGCTCTGGTTTTTGCGGTACCCTCTTTCATCGCTGTATTTCTCACACGCAAATTTCTGGTACCCGCCATACCAGATCCATTACTCAGCCTGGGTAGTTTTGAGCTATCAAAAAGCATGGCCATTATGGTCTTCTTTGCTTTGGTAATGCTGGCAGCCTCTTACTCTATGATTAAGAAAAAGACTGTAAAAGAGCAGAACAGCGAACAAGTTCAGTTTAACTACCTAATGATTGGGCTGGAAGGCGCAGTCGTTGGTACGCTCACCGGCATTGTAGGTGCAGGGGGTGGATTCTTAATAATTCCCGCATTGGTACTACTGGCTAAACTGCCTATGAAAATGGCTGTTGGCACCTCTTTACTCATCATTGCCGCTAAATCTTTAATTGGATTTTTAGGAGACATTGGTACTCAAACCATTGATTGGCAATTTCTGCTGGTATTTACTGCCTTATCTGTTGTGGGCATCTTTGTAGGCTCATTTTTGTCTAAAAAGATTCCCGGAGAGAAGTTAAAATCTGGCTTCGGCTGGTTTGTCCTGGTCATGGCGATTTACATCATGCTCAATGAACTGGTCCTCAATACATAA
- a CDS encoding sulfatase family protein, with amino-acid sequence MKTTFYILILSLCISACQTVQEPLKEEKSIHFKNIVLIVGDDHSANVLGAYGNKKVRTPNLDKMAAQGVQFNRAYANSPMCSASRQSFITGLYPHATGVTLLTTSFPEQNITIAEHLKERAYSTAIIGKNHFNNQLNHGFDTKIERRDYFNYLKNTDIAPVPDSIVTRPDWKPFRDPARIWLNAEMLAGNQYDQFDIGTWYAEQAQNYLEKHQDSSFFLCVGFHEPHSPFNFPVEYRNRYQAEDMKLPLTSEEDDRWIPEIFKELTEEERKGIIASYYTSVEYLDKNVGLILNKIEELGIGDSTLVVYIGDHGYLLNDHKRFEKHMMWEPAVRAPLIIQGGKQLKAGTKIEALTEFVDLAPTMLQATGMDIPQELQGKSLLPLLNGEKKYHKKFIFSEFLGDNKAMVRGERFKYIFTTGKKDLAQGYQTGLPAPGITHRLYDLEKDPYETTNLYYKPNYQQEAKRLQNEMIMWFESTHPKADSISKEWDLERRLVAFCEPTDKNAKVSAF; translated from the coding sequence ATGAAAACAACTTTTTACATCTTAATTCTTTCTTTATGCATTAGCGCCTGCCAAACAGTACAGGAGCCTTTGAAAGAAGAAAAGTCAATACACTTTAAAAACATAGTCCTGATTGTGGGAGACGATCATTCTGCCAATGTTTTAGGTGCCTATGGTAACAAAAAGGTAAGAACCCCAAATCTGGATAAAATGGCTGCTCAGGGTGTACAATTTAATCGTGCTTATGCGAATTCGCCTATGTGTAGCGCTTCCCGTCAGTCGTTTATCACCGGGCTATATCCTCATGCTACCGGGGTGACCCTACTTACCACCTCTTTTCCTGAGCAAAACATTACGATTGCAGAACACCTGAAGGAGCGAGCCTATAGTACGGCCATCATTGGTAAAAATCACTTTAACAATCAGCTAAATCATGGTTTTGACACCAAAATTGAGAGGAGAGATTATTTCAACTACCTGAAAAATACTGACATAGCCCCGGTACCAGACAGTATTGTTACCCGCCCAGACTGGAAGCCTTTTCGTGACCCGGCACGTATCTGGCTGAATGCAGAGATGCTAGCAGGCAATCAGTATGACCAGTTTGATATTGGTACATGGTATGCGGAGCAGGCACAAAACTATCTGGAAAAGCATCAGGATTCCTCCTTTTTTCTGTGTGTAGGTTTTCATGAGCCTCACTCTCCTTTTAACTTTCCAGTGGAATATCGTAACCGCTACCAAGCGGAGGACATGAAGCTGCCTTTAACAAGTGAAGAGGATGATCGCTGGATTCCTGAAATTTTTAAAGAATTAACTGAAGAAGAAAGAAAGGGGATTATAGCATCTTACTACACTTCGGTAGAGTATCTTGACAAAAATGTAGGCCTAATTCTAAACAAGATAGAAGAACTAGGCATCGGTGATAGTACGCTGGTGGTGTATATAGGAGACCATGGATACCTGCTAAATGACCATAAGCGCTTTGAAAAGCATATGATGTGGGAGCCCGCGGTTCGTGCTCCACTCATTATTCAGGGAGGCAAACAGCTTAAGGCAGGTACCAAAATAGAGGCACTAACTGAGTTTGTAGACCTGGCCCCTACTATGCTACAAGCTACCGGAATGGATATACCTCAAGAACTACAGGGGAAGTCCCTGCTTCCTCTTCTGAATGGAGAAAAGAAATACCACAAAAAGTTTATCTTTTCGGAGTTTCTGGGAGATAATAAAGCTATGGTAAGAGGAGAGCGCTTTAAATATATATTTACCACGGGTAAAAAAGACCTGGCGCAAGGCTACCAGACAGGCCTACCTGCTCCTGGCATTACTCATCGCCTTTATGATTTAGAAAAAGATCCTTATGAAACTACAAATTTGTACTATAAACCCAACTATCAGCAGGAAGCAAAGCGTCTGCAAAACGAAATGATCATGTGGTTTGAAAGCACCCACCCTAAGGCTGATAGTATCTCTAAAGAATGGGATTTAGAACGGAGACTTGTCGCTTTCTGCGAACCTACTGATAAGAATGCAAAGGTATCTGCTTTTTAA
- a CDS encoding bifunctional 4-hydroxy-2-oxoglutarate aldolase/2-dehydro-3-deoxy-phosphogluconate aldolase: protein MPKPFSFASLEDMPIIGILRKLPAAQLEKVVQLYQECGLSTLEITMNTQGASEMIRQLSDSFPQLNIGAGTVCKMSELEEAIDAGASFIVTPITDEKLISACKASGLPVFPGAFTPTEIYRAHEAGADMVKLFPAGLLGPKYIKDVQAPLDQIRLVPVGGVDLQNFCDFLQAGASAVGLGSQLFLKDAIAQQDWERLKKHFAAFVNKFRAYQAAL from the coding sequence ATGCCTAAACCATTCTCATTTGCCAGCTTAGAAGACATGCCAATAATTGGCATATTGCGCAAACTCCCGGCTGCACAGCTAGAAAAAGTCGTACAGCTATATCAGGAGTGTGGTCTAAGCACTTTAGAAATAACTATGAATACCCAAGGCGCTTCTGAGATGATTCGTCAGCTTTCAGATAGTTTTCCGCAGCTCAACATAGGGGCAGGTACTGTCTGCAAGATGTCAGAGTTGGAAGAAGCTATTGATGCTGGTGCTTCTTTTATAGTCACTCCTATTACTGACGAAAAATTAATTTCCGCTTGCAAAGCATCTGGTCTGCCAGTTTTTCCGGGTGCATTTACCCCTACAGAAATCTATCGTGCCCATGAGGCTGGTGCCGACATGGTTAAGCTTTTCCCAGCTGGCCTCTTAGGACCAAAATATATCAAAGATGTTCAGGCACCTCTGGATCAGATCAGGCTGGTACCCGTGGGTGGGGTGGATTTGCAAAACTTCTGCGATTTTCTACAGGCCGGAGCCAGTGCCGTGGGCTTAGGCAGCCAATTATTTCTTAAGGATGCCATCGCCCAACAAGACTGGGAGCGGCTAAAAAAGCACTTTGCCGCATTTGTCAATAAGTTCCGTGCTTATCAAGCCGCTTTATAA
- the trxA gene encoding thioredoxin: MKNKLTFNELISGDQPVLVDFYAEWCGPCKMMSPILQELREKMGDAVKVIKIDVEKNPKLASSLRIQGVPTLMLFQQKEVLWRQSGVVSANQLEQVIQNHAKKVKV, encoded by the coding sequence ATGAAAAATAAATTAACATTTAACGAATTGATCAGCGGTGACCAACCTGTGCTGGTAGACTTTTATGCAGAATGGTGCGGCCCATGCAAAATGATGTCGCCCATTCTTCAGGAGCTTCGTGAGAAGATGGGAGATGCAGTTAAAGTTATTAAGATAGATGTGGAGAAAAACCCAAAACTAGCAAGCAGTCTGCGAATACAGGGAGTACCTACACTGATGCTATTTCAGCAAAAAGAAGTACTATGGCGACAGTCTGGAGTAGTGTCTGCCAATCAGTTGGAACAAGTAATACAAAATCACGCTAAAAAAGTAAAAGTATAA
- a CDS encoding MBL fold metallo-hydrolase translates to MKVEQIYTGCLAQGAYYIESEGEAAVVDPLREVKPYIKKAEQDGAKIKYILETHFHADFVSGHLDLAKASGAEIVYGPLANPNFGAHIAKDEEVLSLGKAKIKVLHTPGHTMESTCYLLIDEEGKEQALFTGDTLFIGDVGRPDLAQKAAHMTQEELAATLYKSLRTKVMTLSNEVVVYPGHGAGSACGKHMSKETVSTIGAQKQTNYALREDMSEEEFVKEVTDGLLPPPAYFPMNVRMNKEGYESIDEVLSKGIRPLNPEAFEAAANETGALILDTRDPDVFGEAFIPNAINIGLGGQFAPWAGALIPEGQAILLLTDEGKEEEAITRLARVGYDNTLGYLQGGIKAWKDSGKEVDAVDSVNASDFAQAYKGHTPVVIDVRKPNEYASEHVEKAINLPLDYINEHLAEYPKDETFYLHCAGGYRSMIAASILKSRGWNNFINVKGGFADISKTDVARTDYVCPSTLK, encoded by the coding sequence ATGAAAGTAGAACAGATTTATACCGGATGCCTGGCACAAGGTGCCTATTATATAGAATCGGAAGGTGAAGCCGCAGTTGTAGATCCTTTAAGAGAAGTTAAACCCTACATAAAAAAGGCTGAGCAGGATGGAGCTAAAATTAAGTACATATTAGAAACTCACTTTCACGCAGACTTTGTTTCCGGTCACCTTGATCTGGCTAAAGCCAGTGGAGCAGAGATTGTCTATGGGCCTCTTGCTAACCCAAATTTCGGAGCACACATTGCCAAAGATGAAGAAGTACTGAGTCTGGGAAAAGCAAAAATCAAAGTACTACATACTCCCGGCCATACCATGGAATCTACCTGTTACCTGCTTATAGATGAGGAGGGAAAAGAACAGGCCTTGTTTACTGGAGACACACTCTTTATCGGTGATGTAGGACGCCCTGACCTGGCCCAAAAGGCCGCTCATATGACTCAGGAAGAACTTGCAGCCACACTATATAAAAGCCTGAGAACCAAAGTAATGACTTTAAGTAACGAAGTAGTAGTTTACCCAGGACATGGTGCCGGCTCAGCCTGTGGAAAGCATATGAGTAAAGAAACGGTATCTACTATTGGGGCGCAAAAACAAACGAACTACGCACTAAGAGAGGACATGAGTGAAGAGGAGTTTGTAAAAGAAGTAACTGATGGGCTACTTCCTCCCCCAGCCTATTTTCCGATGAATGTTCGCATGAATAAAGAAGGTTACGAAAGTATTGACGAAGTGCTGTCTAAGGGCATACGCCCTCTAAATCCTGAAGCTTTTGAGGCCGCAGCCAATGAAACAGGAGCTCTAATACTGGACACTCGCGACCCAGATGTATTTGGAGAGGCATTTATACCCAATGCTATAAATATAGGGCTGGGTGGGCAATTTGCTCCCTGGGCTGGAGCACTCATACCTGAAGGTCAGGCAATACTCTTGCTTACTGATGAAGGTAAAGAAGAGGAGGCCATCACCCGTTTGGCACGTGTAGGCTATGACAATACTCTAGGCTATCTGCAAGGTGGAATTAAAGCCTGGAAAGATTCAGGCAAAGAGGTAGATGCAGTAGACTCCGTAAATGCTTCGGACTTTGCTCAGGCTTATAAGGGACACACTCCTGTTGTAATTGATGTACGTAAGCCCAACGAATATGCCTCAGAGCATGTAGAGAAAGCAATAAACCTGCCACTGGACTATATTAACGAACATTTAGCGGAGTATCCTAAAGATGAGACGTTTTATCTGCACTGCGCTGGTGGTTATCGCTCTATGATCGCAGCTTCCATTTTGAAGTCACGAGGCTGGAACAACTTCATCAATGTAAAAGGAGGTTTTGCAGATATCAGTAAAACAGATGTAGCTCGTACCGATTACGTTTGTCCTTCAACCTTGAAGTAG
- a CDS encoding acetate kinase: MKILVINSGSSSIKYQLINMDNKEVLSAGLVERIGESESYIRHQRFFKDQESRSKEEKLHIKDHRSGLEQVNLLLQDSEVGAITNPDEIEVVGHRVVHGGDMFNAAVNVDDDVKEKIKALIPLAPLHNPANLEGILVAEKVFAKAQQVVVFDTAYHQSMPPHAFRFAIPERFYTEDKLRVYGMHGTSHQYVARQAARYLGNAFSQFNAISIHLGNGCSMTAIKNGKSIDTSMGLSPLPGLMMGTRSGDIDPTVLFYMGTKLQMSFEEIDNVLNKQSGLKGIAGDNDMRHIVERYQNNEADAQLALEMYTYRIKKFIGSYLAILGPLDAIIFTAGVGENSSLVREMACADLEHLGIKVDEKKNNQRSREIQSIAHEDSSIALLVVPTNEELSIAEQAYELANR, from the coding sequence ATGAAAATACTTGTTATCAACTCTGGTAGTTCGTCCATCAAATACCAGTTGATCAATATGGATAATAAAGAAGTACTGAGTGCAGGTTTGGTAGAAAGAATAGGAGAAAGTGAAAGTTATATCCGTCACCAAAGGTTTTTTAAGGATCAGGAAAGCAGGTCTAAAGAAGAAAAATTACATATTAAAGATCACCGAAGTGGGCTAGAGCAGGTCAATCTTTTGCTGCAAGATAGCGAAGTGGGAGCTATTACTAATCCGGATGAGATTGAGGTGGTAGGACACAGGGTAGTACATGGTGGAGATATGTTTAATGCCGCAGTAAATGTAGATGATGATGTAAAAGAAAAGATTAAGGCACTTATTCCTCTGGCACCTTTGCACAATCCTGCAAATCTGGAAGGTATTCTGGTAGCTGAAAAGGTTTTTGCCAAGGCTCAGCAGGTCGTTGTTTTTGATACAGCCTACCATCAGAGCATGCCTCCACATGCTTTTCGTTTCGCAATTCCTGAGCGATTTTATACTGAAGATAAACTGAGAGTTTATGGTATGCATGGCACTTCACATCAGTACGTAGCTAGGCAGGCAGCCAGATATCTGGGTAATGCATTTAGCCAGTTCAACGCTATTAGCATTCATCTGGGAAATGGCTGTAGCATGACAGCCATAAAAAACGGTAAAAGTATTGATACCTCTATGGGTTTGAGCCCGCTGCCGGGACTCATGATGGGAACCCGCTCAGGAGATATAGATCCTACTGTACTTTTTTATATGGGTACCAAACTTCAGATGAGTTTTGAAGAAATTGATAACGTATTGAATAAACAGAGCGGCCTCAAAGGAATAGCCGGAGACAATGATATGCGGCATATTGTAGAGCGCTATCAAAATAATGAGGCGGATGCCCAATTGGCGCTGGAAATGTATACCTATCGTATCAAAAAGTTTATAGGATCTTATCTGGCTATATTAGGTCCTTTAGATGCGATCATATTTACTGCCGGAGTAGGTGAAAATAGTAGCCTGGTACGCGAAATGGCATGTGCTGATTTAGAGCATCTAGGTATTAAGGTTGATGAGAAAAAGAATAATCAGCGAAGCAGAGAAATTCAATCTATCGCTCATGAAGATAGTAGTATTGCACTGTTAGTTGTTCCTACCAACGAAGAACTCTCAATTGCTGAGCAGGCATATGAGCTTGCAAACCGTTGA
- a CDS encoding 2-dehydro-3-deoxygalactonokinase, whose amino-acid sequence MNPFFISCDWGTSSFRLSLINTNKLEIIHSLTDSQLGFGQQSAGKEDYIRLLDEKIELLCRKAQLDTTPLCILSGMASSSIGIKNLPYAQLPLAMKRFEIPYEKLESLSSDVFMFSGLCTDIDVMRGEEVQVLGAYDENSSKENQLLILPGTHSKHVLIQKKQLTTFTTYMTGELFALLQNYSILKHSVQKPESENGPDQKVFLKGVEEGKSQLLKHLFGIRARQILQKTTPEMNYAFLSGLLIGNELYPLSDDLPDQLTLCADGNLGLLYKLALQHLFPHTKLDIISTQKATIAGHFKLLQGLNHA is encoded by the coding sequence ATGAATCCATTTTTTATCAGCTGCGATTGGGGCACCTCCTCTTTCCGGCTTAGCCTTATTAATACTAACAAGCTAGAGATAATACATAGCCTTACAGATTCGCAACTGGGCTTTGGCCAGCAGAGTGCAGGCAAAGAGGATTATATCCGTTTGTTGGATGAAAAAATTGAACTGCTTTGCCGTAAGGCTCAATTAGATACTACTCCGCTGTGTATTTTATCGGGCATGGCATCTTCCTCTATAGGCATCAAAAATCTGCCGTATGCTCAACTTCCTTTAGCGATGAAAAGGTTTGAAATTCCTTATGAAAAACTGGAAAGCTTGTCATCAGATGTATTTATGTTTTCTGGACTTTGTACCGACATTGATGTTATGCGCGGAGAAGAGGTACAGGTGCTGGGGGCTTATGATGAGAACTCAAGCAAAGAGAATCAATTGTTGATATTGCCCGGAACCCATTCTAAACATGTGCTAATACAAAAAAAGCAGTTAACAACTTTTACTACCTATATGACTGGAGAGTTATTCGCTCTTCTACAAAATTATAGTATTCTTAAGCATTCTGTACAAAAGCCAGAATCAGAAAATGGTCCTGATCAGAAAGTATTTCTGAAAGGAGTTGAAGAAGGTAAATCACAGCTACTTAAGCACTTGTTTGGTATACGTGCACGACAAATATTACAAAAGACCACACCCGAAATGAATTATGCATTTCTCAGTGGATTACTGATTGGAAATGAATTGTATCCACTATCTGATGATTTGCCCGATCAGCTTACTTTATGTGCCGATGGAAACTTAGGCTTACTTTACAAATTAGCCCTGCAACATCTGTTTCCACATACTAAACTGGATATAATCTCAACACAAAAGGCTACCATCGCCGGTCATTTTAAGTTATTACAAGGACTAAACCATGCCTAA
- a CDS encoding Crp/Fnr family transcriptional regulator, with translation MEEYINKAKQTFKLSNPELLAALATHARHVKFAAGETLINYGNYIKTVPLILSGSIKVIKEDEEGKEVFLYYLKPGETCAMSLTCCSTYQPSQIKAVAEEPTELLSVPVNKHEEWMNHYREWKELVGRTYATRFDELLQTIENIAFKNMDERLIEYLQAKFKHLKTEQLNITHQEIANELGTSREVISRLLKQLERDGAISLGRNKVIRNTLSLVN, from the coding sequence ATGGAAGAATACATCAATAAGGCTAAGCAAACTTTTAAGCTGAGCAATCCCGAACTTTTAGCCGCACTTGCTACTCATGCCAGGCATGTAAAATTTGCTGCTGGTGAGACTCTGATCAATTATGGCAACTATATTAAAACGGTACCCTTAATATTATCTGGAAGTATTAAAGTCATCAAAGAAGATGAAGAAGGCAAAGAAGTATTTTTATATTATCTGAAACCTGGCGAAACATGTGCTATGTCGCTTACCTGCTGTAGCACTTACCAACCCAGCCAGATTAAGGCAGTTGCCGAAGAGCCTACCGAATTACTATCGGTGCCTGTTAACAAGCATGAGGAATGGATGAACCACTACCGTGAATGGAAAGAGCTGGTCGGTCGTACCTATGCAACCCGTTTTGACGAACTTCTGCAAACCATTGAAAACATTGCCTTTAAAAATATGGACGAACGTCTGATAGAATATTTGCAGGCAAAATTTAAACACCTGAAAACAGAGCAACTTAACATTACGCATCAGGAAATTGCCAATGAATTAGGTACTTCCAGAGAAGTAATCTCCCGTTTGCTAAAGCAACTGGAGCGAGATGGAGCCATTAGTCTGGGCAGAAACAAGGTTATCCGAAATACGCTTAGCTTAGTCAATTAA
- a CDS encoding DUF6691 family protein — translation MEESLASLFKYMLVGIFFGIVFVKAEVISWYRIQEMFRLQSFHMYGVIGSAIITGIISIQLIKRFNIKTIHGEKIVLKDKEFRKGQIIGGFIFGLGWAITGACPGPLFAQIGSGYSVIIVTLLSAIAGTWVYGRFSHKLPN, via the coding sequence ATGGAAGAAAGCTTAGCCAGCCTGTTTAAATATATGCTGGTGGGTATTTTTTTCGGGATTGTTTTTGTAAAAGCAGAGGTAATTTCCTGGTACAGAATACAGGAAATGTTCAGATTACAGTCTTTTCATATGTATGGAGTAATAGGTTCAGCAATTATTACTGGCATAATTTCCATACAGCTTATCAAACGGTTTAACATCAAAACGATTCACGGTGAAAAGATAGTCCTGAAGGATAAAGAGTTTCGCAAAGGTCAGATTATTGGAGGCTTTATCTTCGGATTAGGCTGGGCTATAACCGGAGCTTGTCCGGGACCACTCTTTGCACAGATTGGCAGTGGTTATTCGGTAATTATTGTAACCCTGCTAAGTGCCATTGCAGGTACCTGGGTATACGGACGTTTTAGCCATAAGCTGCCCAACTAA